In Paenibacillus algicola, a genomic segment contains:
- a CDS encoding ClpP family protease, whose amino-acid sequence MPEADMPSEEHKKQASLEAVQQLGQTGVATSGESNIFCMTIIGQIEGHTVLPPQNKTTKYEHMIPQLVAAEQNAKIEGLLIILNTVGGDVEAGLAIAEMISSLTKPTVTVVIGGGHSIGVPIAVAADYSFIAGSATMTIHPIRMSGLVIGVPQTFEYMEKMQERVVRFVTQHSGITEAQFKDLMFKTGELNRDIGTSVSGADAVKYGLMNEVGGIGQALARLNGMIGERKTLGAGGLTQ is encoded by the coding sequence ATGCCGGAGGCTGATATGCCAAGTGAAGAGCACAAGAAGCAGGCATCTTTAGAAGCGGTTCAACAGCTTGGCCAGACGGGTGTGGCGACATCCGGAGAATCCAATATCTTCTGTATGACCATTATCGGCCAGATTGAAGGACATACCGTTTTACCACCGCAAAATAAGACGACCAAATACGAGCATATGATTCCACAGCTGGTGGCGGCGGAGCAAAATGCTAAAATTGAAGGACTTCTTATTATTCTCAATACGGTTGGCGGTGATGTTGAAGCTGGTCTGGCCATTGCAGAAATGATATCCTCATTGACTAAGCCGACGGTGACAGTGGTGATTGGCGGAGGTCACAGTATTGGTGTTCCGATCGCCGTTGCGGCGGATTACTCTTTTATTGCCGGCAGTGCGACCATGACCATACATCCCATTCGCATGAGCGGATTGGTGATCGGTGTTCCGCAAACCTTTGAATATATGGAGAAAATGCAGGAGCGGGTCGTCCGATTTGTAACTCAGCATTCCGGCATTACAGAAGCCCAGTTCAAGGATCTGATGTTCAAGACGGGAGAGCTGAACCGGGACATCGGGACCTCGGTGTCGGGAGCCGATGCGGTTAAATACGGCTTGATGAACGAGGTTGGCGGTATTGGCCAGGCACTGGCGAGACTAAACGGCATGATTGGAGAGCGTAAGACCCTGGGGGCAGGAGGGCTTACACAATGA
- a CDS encoding ribonuclease J — translation MSKKNNSDKLSIFALGGVGEIGKNMYVIQYANDIVVVDAGLKFPEEDMLGIDIVIPDISYLTENRDKVKGIVLTHGHEDHIGGLPYVLKHLNVPVYGTKLTLGLVENKLKEANLLGETKRVLIHADSEIKLGETLTATFFRTNHSIPDSVGVCIDTPEGSVVHTGDFKFDHTPVNNQYADLQRMAEIGSKGVLALLSDSTNAEKPGFTPSEKNVGVVLEDIFRKAEQRVVVATFASNVHRIQQVVNAAEETGRKVAVIGRSMVNVVSIASELGYLHVPEGMLIEPEEVNRMAADRVVVLCTGSQGEPMSALTRMARSTHRKVDILPGDTVIIAATPVPGNEKYIGRTIDELFRLGAEVIYSGSNSGVHVSGHGSQEELKLMLNLMKPQFFIPIHGEYRMQRKHALLAETVGVEPDNIFITDLGEVVEIQNGSARKAGKVTAGNVLIDGLGVGDVGNIVLRDRKLLSQDGILVVVVTLSKQNGSIVSGPDIISRGFVYVRESEGLLEESNRIVSSTLQKLMSENVNEWASLKTSVKDALGRFLYEQTRRRPMILPIIMEV, via the coding sequence TTGTCAAAAAAAAATAACAGCGATAAATTATCGATTTTTGCCCTGGGCGGCGTCGGTGAAATCGGGAAAAATATGTATGTCATTCAATATGCTAACGACATCGTTGTCGTGGATGCGGGATTGAAGTTTCCGGAAGAGGACATGCTGGGAATTGATATTGTCATTCCTGACATTTCTTATTTGACAGAGAATCGTGACAAGGTGAAAGGCATTGTGCTGACTCACGGACACGAGGATCACATCGGCGGCCTGCCATACGTGCTGAAGCACTTGAACGTTCCTGTTTACGGTACCAAGCTGACGCTTGGGCTGGTAGAGAACAAGCTGAAGGAAGCAAATCTTCTTGGCGAAACCAAAAGAGTGCTGATCCATGCCGATTCCGAGATCAAGCTCGGAGAAACACTGACAGCCACCTTCTTCAGAACCAATCACAGTATTCCGGATTCCGTCGGCGTATGTATTGATACACCAGAGGGAAGCGTGGTTCACACCGGTGACTTCAAGTTTGACCACACTCCGGTAAATAACCAATATGCAGACCTGCAGCGCATGGCGGAGATCGGCAGTAAGGGTGTACTCGCACTGCTGTCGGACAGCACCAACGCAGAGAAGCCAGGCTTTACGCCATCAGAGAAGAATGTAGGCGTGGTGCTGGAGGATATTTTCCGCAAGGCGGAGCAGCGCGTGGTAGTAGCCACCTTTGCTTCGAACGTTCACCGTATTCAACAGGTTGTGAATGCAGCCGAGGAGACGGGCCGCAAGGTAGCTGTAATTGGACGCAGTATGGTAAATGTTGTGTCTATCGCTTCGGAGCTTGGATACCTTCACGTGCCTGAAGGCATGCTGATTGAGCCGGAGGAAGTAAACCGCATGGCAGCAGACCGGGTCGTTGTGCTCTGTACCGGCAGCCAGGGTGAGCCAATGTCTGCGTTAACACGCATGGCCCGCTCGACTCACCGTAAAGTGGATATTCTGCCAGGCGACACTGTAATTATTGCAGCCACACCGGTGCCGGGAAATGAGAAGTACATCGGCCGGACCATTGATGAGCTGTTCCGTCTCGGGGCAGAGGTCATCTACAGCGGTTCCAATTCCGGCGTACACGTATCCGGCCACGGCAGCCAGGAAGAACTAAAGCTGATGCTGAATCTGATGAAGCCCCAGTTCTTTATTCCTATCCATGGTGAATACCGGATGCAGCGCAAGCATGCACTGCTGGCAGAGACCGTCGGTGTAGAGCCTGACAACATCTTCATCACGGATTTGGGAGAAGTGGTTGAGATTCAGAACGGCTCGGCTCGGAAGGCTGGTAAAGTGACAGCTGGCAATGTACTGATCGATGGACTCGGCGTCGGTGACGTCGGTAACATTGTCCTGAGAGACCGTAAGCTGCTGTCTCAAGACGGTATTCTGGTCGTTGTCGTGACTCTGAGCAAGCAGAATGGCTCCATTGTTTCTGGACCGGACATTATCTCTCGAGGGTTTGTATATGTTCGTGAATCCGAAGGGCTGCTGGAAGAAAGCAACCGCATCGTTTCCAGTACGCTGCAGAAGCTCATGAGTGAGAACGTAAACGAATGGGCTTCCTTGAAGACCAGCGTGAAGGATGCGCTGGGTCGCTTCCTGTACGAGCAGACTCGCCGCAGACCGATGATCCTTCCGATCATCATGGAGGTATAG
- the dapA gene encoding 4-hydroxy-tetrahydrodipicolinate synthase gives MDFGRLITAMVTPFDGDGNIHWDETARLINYLIEDQLSDSLVIAGTTGESPTLSEDEKLKLFSFAVEKAAGRCKIIAGTGSNNTHHSIELTKKAEQCGVDGILLVAPYYNKPSQEGLYQHFRAIAESTSLPVMLYNVPGRTGISLGVSTTLRLAELDNIVATKDCASLDQLTQIASAAPAGFAVYSGDDSSALPALSVGAYGIVSVASHVAGALMKDMIQAYLEGRNSDAAALHQKLFPLFKGLFECPEPLPNPSAVKFALAEQGFPVGSVRLPLLSPNDQEAEFIRSLLASLSS, from the coding sequence GTGGACTTCGGAAGATTAATTACCGCCATGGTCACGCCCTTTGATGGAGATGGAAATATCCACTGGGACGAGACCGCCAGACTGATCAATTACCTGATTGAGGATCAGCTGTCCGACAGCCTAGTCATTGCAGGAACCACCGGGGAATCCCCGACCTTATCCGAGGATGAGAAGCTGAAGCTGTTCTCCTTCGCCGTGGAGAAAGCGGCTGGCCGGTGCAAGATCATTGCCGGCACGGGAAGCAACAACACCCATCATTCGATCGAGCTGACGAAGAAGGCAGAGCAGTGCGGTGTGGACGGCATTCTGCTGGTGGCGCCATATTATAACAAGCCTAGTCAGGAAGGGCTGTATCAGCATTTCCGGGCGATCGCCGAGAGCACAAGCCTACCTGTGATGCTTTACAATGTACCGGGACGTACGGGAATCAGCCTGGGAGTATCCACAACACTCCGTCTCGCAGAACTGGATAACATCGTCGCAACGAAGGATTGCGCGTCTCTGGACCAGCTGACCCAGATTGCATCCGCTGCACCTGCCGGATTTGCCGTATACTCCGGCGATGATTCCTCAGCGCTGCCGGCATTGTCTGTAGGAGCCTATGGGATCGTCAGCGTAGCGAGCCATGTTGCCGGAGCACTCATGAAGGATATGATTCAAGCGTATCTGGAAGGGCGCAACAGCGATGCTGCTGCCCTCCATCAGAAGCTGTTCCCGCTGTTCAAGGGATTGTTTGAGTGTCCTGAGCCGCTTCCAAATCCGTCTGCAGTGAAATTTGCGCTTGCGGAGCAAGGATTTCCAGTCGGCTCCGTGCGGCTCCCGCTGCTGAGCCCGAATGATCAGGAGGCCGAGTTCATCCGTAGTCTGCTGGCTTCCTTGTCCTCATAA
- the dapG gene encoding aspartate kinase, translating into MRILVQKFGGTSLSTPEARSRVIQHIRRELEQQLHLVVVVSAMGRKGDPYATDTLLELASSNNALLPVRERDLLLCCGELISAAVLCGQLCREGIAATALTGAQAGFITDDHHGNARILSVKPDRILQELEASRVVIVTGFQGQSKSGELTTLGRGGSDTSATALGAALHAEMVDIYTDVNGILTADPRIVEDARPLKYVSYSEICNMAQQGAKVIHPRAVEIAMQSQVPLRVRSTFSDNEGTLVTRPESFKDAAEADIVDRYVTGVTYMSHITHISVDCASLQDTPLRIFRRMAEHAISVDFISVTPEGVRYTVFDDDAQKAEQALKDLGLNPHISKGCAKVSIIGGGINGVPGIMSRIIEALSEHGIPILQSADSNTTIWLLVRNEDMGNALRSLHSKFELHR; encoded by the coding sequence ATGCGCATCCTGGTTCAAAAGTTCGGTGGAACCTCGCTATCGACTCCGGAAGCAAGATCCAGAGTCATTCAGCACATCAGGCGGGAGCTGGAGCAGCAGCTTCATCTGGTAGTTGTAGTATCCGCTATGGGGCGGAAGGGAGATCCCTACGCTACAGATACTTTGCTGGAGCTTGCTTCGAGCAATAATGCCCTGCTTCCCGTAAGAGAGAGGGATCTGCTGCTCTGCTGCGGAGAACTTATATCAGCCGCAGTGCTGTGCGGCCAGCTATGTCGAGAAGGCATTGCTGCAACGGCGCTTACCGGCGCCCAGGCCGGTTTCATTACGGATGATCATCATGGCAATGCCCGTATTCTTTCGGTCAAGCCTGATCGTATATTACAGGAGCTTGAGGCTTCCAGGGTTGTTATCGTAACCGGGTTTCAGGGACAGAGCAAATCCGGAGAACTGACGACACTGGGAAGAGGCGGCAGTGATACCTCAGCGACGGCGCTGGGAGCCGCGCTCCACGCCGAGATGGTCGATATATATACCGATGTAAACGGAATTTTGACGGCAGATCCCCGGATTGTGGAGGATGCCCGGCCGTTAAAATACGTCAGCTATAGCGAGATTTGCAATATGGCTCAGCAGGGAGCGAAGGTGATACATCCACGGGCTGTGGAAATCGCAATGCAGTCGCAAGTCCCGCTGCGTGTCCGCTCTACGTTCTCTGACAATGAGGGCACATTGGTTACCCGGCCTGAGTCCTTCAAGGATGCTGCTGAGGCCGACATTGTGGATCGGTATGTAACCGGTGTAACCTACATGAGCCATATCACGCATATTTCAGTGGACTGTGCCTCGCTGCAGGATACGCCGCTTCGTATATTCCGAAGAATGGCGGAGCACGCCATTAGTGTAGACTTTATTAGCGTAACGCCGGAAGGCGTACGTTACACGGTGTTTGATGATGACGCACAGAAGGCGGAGCAAGCGCTCAAGGACTTAGGACTGAATCCTCACATTTCCAAGGGCTGCGCCAAGGTATCCATTATTGGCGGAGGAATCAATGGAGTGCCGGGGATCATGTCCCGCATTATAGAGGCACTGAGTGAGCATGGTATTCCAATTCTTCAATCCGCAGACTCCAACACGACGATCTGGCTGCTCGTCCGGAATGAAGATATGGGAAATGCACTTCGCTCGCTGCATAGCAAGTTTGAGCTTCACCGGTAA
- a CDS encoding aspartate-semialdehyde dehydrogenase, whose protein sequence is MSEQKYNVAVVGATGAVGEQILSLLEKRDFPVAELKLLSSARSAGKVLTFKGQDVVVEEATPDSFKGVDIALFSAGGDVSKELAPHAVSHGAVCIDNTNAFRMDPDKVLVVPEVNPEKIQEHNGIIANPNCSTIQMVAALKPLHDAFGIARIIVSTYQAVSGAGHKAIEEMLRQSKEILNGNADVQPDILPVGSLPVKHQIAFNAIPQIDKFTDNGYTLEEMKMVRETKKIMGDESIEVSATCVRIPVINGHSESVYVEFKNDYELEEVKSLLEKAPGITLVDDPASQAYPLASDAVGKPDVFVGRLRRDLTHSRGLNMWIVSDNLLKGAAWNAVQIAEIIVSNRNGRA, encoded by the coding sequence ATGAGCGAGCAAAAGTATAACGTAGCCGTTGTAGGAGCTACAGGAGCGGTAGGAGAACAGATTCTGAGCCTGCTGGAGAAAAGAGATTTTCCGGTAGCAGAGCTGAAGCTTCTGTCTTCCGCGCGTTCTGCAGGCAAGGTTCTTACATTCAAAGGACAGGACGTAGTTGTAGAAGAAGCAACCCCTGACAGCTTTAAAGGCGTGGATATCGCTTTGTTCAGTGCCGGCGGTGATGTGAGCAAGGAGCTGGCTCCACATGCAGTTTCCCACGGTGCCGTATGTATTGACAATACCAATGCATTCCGTATGGACCCTGACAAGGTACTGGTTGTGCCAGAGGTGAATCCGGAGAAAATTCAGGAGCATAACGGGATTATTGCGAATCCGAACTGCTCTACCATTCAGATGGTCGCAGCACTGAAGCCGCTCCATGATGCCTTTGGCATCGCCCGGATCATTGTGTCCACCTATCAGGCCGTGTCCGGAGCAGGACACAAGGCCATTGAGGAAATGCTGCGTCAGAGCAAGGAGATTCTCAATGGAAATGCTGACGTTCAGCCTGATATTTTGCCGGTGGGCTCCTTGCCAGTCAAGCATCAAATTGCATTTAATGCGATTCCCCAAATCGATAAATTCACAGACAATGGATATACATTGGAAGAAATGAAAATGGTCCGTGAGACTAAAAAAATCATGGGCGACGAATCTATCGAAGTGTCAGCAACCTGTGTCCGCATTCCTGTCATTAACGGCCATTCCGAATCCGTATATGTGGAATTCAAGAATGACTATGAGCTGGAGGAAGTAAAGTCGCTTCTAGAGAAGGCTCCGGGAATTACGCTGGTGGATGATCCTGCATCCCAAGCTTACCCGCTCGCTAGTGATGCGGTCGGTAAGCCGGATGTCTTTGTGGGACGTCTGCGCCGTGATCTGACTCATTCCCGCGGTCTCAATATGTGGATTGTATCGGATAATCTGCTGAAGGGCGCGGCCTGGAATGCTGTGCAAATTGCAGAAATTATCGTTTCCAACCGAAACGGCCGGGCTTAA
- a CDS encoding dipicolinate synthase subunit B: MNWNGKTVGYALTGSHCTLEEVMPQIQRFVDGGARVVPIVSNTIMNTDTRFGSSENWQKQLKEITGNDIISTIVEAEPLGPSKLLDVLAIAPCTGNSISRLANAMTDSPVLMAAKAQMRNGRPLVLAISTNDGLGLNAANIAKLLVTKNIYFVPFGQDNPQQKPNSLVARMDLVPETCEAALTGMQLQPMIIERFQSA; encoded by the coding sequence ATGAACTGGAACGGAAAAACGGTCGGCTATGCCTTGACGGGCTCTCACTGTACGCTGGAGGAGGTTATGCCGCAGATTCAGCGGTTTGTTGATGGAGGTGCGCGTGTCGTTCCCATCGTATCCAATACGATCATGAATACGGATACCCGATTCGGATCATCGGAAAATTGGCAGAAACAGTTGAAAGAAATAACGGGGAATGATATTATTTCTACAATTGTTGAAGCAGAGCCGCTGGGTCCTTCCAAGCTGCTGGATGTGCTGGCGATCGCACCTTGCACCGGCAATTCCATCAGCAGGCTGGCCAATGCGATGACAGACAGTCCGGTGCTAATGGCCGCGAAGGCTCAGATGCGAAATGGGCGCCCGCTGGTGCTGGCGATCTCGACGAATGACGGGCTGGGACTTAATGCAGCTAATATCGCGAAGCTATTGGTAACCAAAAATATTTATTTTGTACCATTTGGACAGGATAATCCCCAGCAGAAACCGAATTCCCTCGTGGCCCGCATGGATCTGGTTCCGGAAACCTGCGAAGCGGCTCTGACGGGGATGCAGCTGCAGCCGATGATTATCGAACGGTTTCAATCAGCATGA